TATAACAGCGGGAATCCTTCGCAAAGAGCAAAGTATTTACCCAAAGTGCTGTCCGGCGAATGGATCGGTGGAATGGGAATGACAGAGCCTGGAGCAGGTACTGACGTTTTGGGAATGGGAAGTGTCGCGATCAAAAAGGGAGATAAATATGTTCTGAATGGTCGCAAACAATTCATCACCAACGGAATCGTAGGACAGGTTTTTCTAATATACGCAAAGACTCATAAGGACTCCAGAAGGACAACTTCCTTTATCGTAGAGAGTAGTTATCCCGGCTTCAGCTTCGGCAAGAAGGAAGAGAAGATGGGAATGAGATCTTCTCCTACGACTCAACTTGTATTCGAGAATGTGGAGATACCCGCAGAGAACCTGATCGGAAGCGAGGATGGTGCTCTAACTCACATGATGAGAAACCTGGAGATAGAAAGAGTTACCTTGGCGGCTCAATCTTTGGGAATTGCAAAGCGTTGCGTTGACGTTATGTGTGAATACTCCATTCTTCATAGAGAAGCATTCGATAAGAAGCTGATCGAGTTCGGTCAGATCCAAAGACTTTTGGCAGAATCATACGCAGATTATCAAGCAGCAAGAGCTCTTGTATATGATGTAGCTTCTAAGATCCATCCAGAGAATAGAAACTCTCTTGGTGCTGCTTCTGCTAAACTTGTAGCGACTCAAATGGCCGAAAGAGTTTCAAGAAACGCAATACAGGTATTAGGTGGATACGGATATTGTAGAGAATATCCTGTAGAGAGACTGCATAGAGATGCCATCCTTCTTTCTATTGGTGGAGGGACCAACGAGGCGATGCAGAAGAATATAGCTGCCGACTTGAAGAAAATCTACGCAAGCTCTACCCCGTAAAGTTCTTCCCGTATAAGGCCCACTCTGTAAGTTCTGTTTCAAAGGGCTTTTTCCCGGAAGCACTTAAGAGATACACGGGAAATTCATACAAGAAGAAAGAACAGAGTGGTCGCTTTACAAAAGATTCGAAAAGAAAGAACGATTTCAAGGATAGCTGTCTTATTATTAGGCTCCGTAATTTATCTACAATCCTGCTCTAGTTTGCCCAGCGCGGACGGTTCTTCTCGCAGAAGAGGGTCCATTGATGCCGAGGATCTGATATTAAAGCAAACGGATGCTCCTCCTGCAGACCGTCACCTTCATGCGGAACATTATCCTGCTTCTAATGAGAGAAGGCTAGATCTATTCAAATCCAGAGTAGAAGGCTTAGGCGGAGGCTATGTGGGAGTGGGTACGGATCAGAATCTTACCTTAATCGCATGGGCAAAAAGCGACTACGCCTATCTTTCCGATTTCGATCCAGTAACAGTCTCTATTAACCGAATCCATTTATACTTTTTAGAATTGGCTCCTAACTATGCTGAATTTGCAAAGCTCTGGGATCCTAAGAATAAAAAAGAAACTCTCTTGGTCTTGGAAAAGAAATTCTCCACCGATCCTGAATACCAAGTGATCTTGAAATCCTATGAAATCGCTCTTCGTAAGGGAGGAGTGGCTCAGAGATTGGGAGATTTGCCAAAGATTTCCAAGGTATATCCTGCCTTTACATCTTTCCACAATGATACTAAGGACTATGAATTCCTTAGAAACATGGTATTGGAAGGTAGGATCTTGGCCGTAGATGGAAATCTTTTAGGGGACAAAACCTTGCATTCCGTTTCCGAAAAAGCAAAGGAATTGGGGATCCCTGTCCGCATTCTATACACTTCCAATGCTGAGGAATACTTTAGATATCCGGATGGAATGAAGAGTAATTTTCTGAATTTATACGGTGATTCCAGGAGTATCGTAGTCAGGACTCTTACTAAGGGAGCAAAGATCTACGGATTTCCTGACGGAGAAATGTTCCCTAAAGAATTTCCTTTTCACTATAATGTGCAATCATTAGATAATTTTAAAGTATGGCTGACTAAGTTAAATCCTGTATATACTACTTTGATCCTGAAGGCTCGCACTCCAGGAGTAAAAGGATTTTCGACGATAGAGGCTCTACCAACCGAAACAAGCAAGCCGAATGAGGCTACTGCTGCGGCAAATCAAAAGCCCGCAAATAAACAGTAAAAGTCGGCCGACAAAAAGATCCAAACAAAGAAAGCAAAGTCCGAAATGAGAGATCCATTTTATAAAAATATAAAATTCCAAAAAATGATCCTTTGTTTCGGAATGCTTCTTCTTTCCGTTCCTTGTTCTCCTCAGAATATCCGATTTAGTTCTCCGAGCGAACCGGTGCGAATCGTGGCGGTGGGGGACATCATGTCCCACCAGACCCAGATTGATTCTGCTTATAGTAAAGACTGTGATTGCTGGGACTTTTCCGGAGTATTTGATGAAGTTGCTTCTATGATCTCTGAGGCGGATCTTGCCGTTGGAAATTTGGAAACCACTTTGCCTGGAGACCCGAAGATGTATTCAGGTTATCCTCAGTTTGGAGCGCCGGATTCCTTAGCAAAAGCGATAAAAGATATAGGCTTCGATGTTCTTTCGACCGCAAACAATCATTCTTGCGATAAAGGAAAGATCGGAGTAGTTCGCACTCTTTCCGTTCTGGACCAGCTCGGCCTAAAACATTTGGGCACCTACAAGGACCAGGACGAATATTCAAAAAATAGAATATTAAAGGTTTCGGTCGGAGATCTTTCCTTGGTTTTCTTGGATTATACGTACGGAACCAACGGTCTGGAAATTCCTGCGGGAACTGTGATCAATTTGATCGATAAGGATTTGATTGCCTCGGACATAGCACTTGCTAAGAAATCCAAGCCCGATGCAATCATTGTGATGTATCACTATGGTACGGAATATCTGCATGAGCCCGATCCGTTCCAAGTGGAGATGGTCGACTTTGCATTTCAGTCCGGAGCGGATATAGTTCTCGGAGGACATCCTCATACTCTGCAAAGATTCGGAAAGAAGACTTTAAAAGATAAATTCGGAATAGAGAAGGAGAGATTCTTCATTTATTCCTTGGGAAATTTCATCTCGGGCCAGGATAGAAGACACGTGGATGGAGGGATTATTCTCAAGTTCTCTCTTTCTAAAGATGGAGATAGATTAAATATCTCTGATATAGGTTACGAACCTCTTTGGGTTTATATTGACCGAAGCGGATCTAAATCCAAGTTTCGACTTCTTCCTGTGAAAAAGTATCTGAACAACGACCAGGAAAGAAAGCTTCCTGAGGCATCCTTCCAAAGAATGAAACAGTTCTATAAAGATACTGTAGAAGTTTTAGGTCCAATTAAATAGACAAGAGTCGGTGAAGGGGAGCAACCGCGAACCCAAGGTGGCCCGGTCCCACTAAGCAATAGTTGCCCAAATTTTTATTTCTGTTTGCCATTAAATAGTTCACTTTTAAAGTATTTTCTGTCTAAGAGTCGAGGAGCTTATGAATCAGTTATATACGAAACATTTACTTGGAAAGAATTGGCTAAAAAATCGAGTCGTGATGAGTCCGATGACCAGATCGAGAGCCATCGGAAATATTCCGAATGATCTTATGGCGGAATATTATGCGCAGAGGGCAGGTGCCGGTCTGATCGTTACGGAAGGAACTTCTCCTTCGCCTAACGGATTGGGTTATGCGCGCATTCCAGGAGTTTTTTCTCAAGAACAAGTCCAAGGTTGGAAGAAGGTGACTGACGCAGTTCACAAGAACGATGGACGTATCTTTGTGCAGATCATGCATACCGGACGTGTGGGAACTACTATCAATCTTCCCAAAGGAGCTGAAGTGCTGGCTCCTTCTGCAATCGAGATGAAAGGAACGATTTGGACGGATGCAGAAGGCAGTCAACCTCATACCACTCCTAAGGAAATGTCTAAGGAAGATATCAAGAAGACTGTTCAAGAGTATGCGAACGCTGCTAAGCTTGCGACCGAAGCAGGTTTTGACGGTGTGGAATTACACGGAGCGAACGGTTATCTGATCGATCAGTTTATCAATCCTACTTCTAATCAAAGAACAGACGAATACGGCGGAAGTCCAAGCAATCGAAATCGATTCGCTTTGGAAGTTGCAAAAGCTGTAGTAGAAGCGATCGGGCCGGACAAGGTGGCGATCCGAATTTCTCCTTATGGCGTGTTCAATGATTTAGGGATTTTTGATGAGATCAAAGAACAATACACCGAACTTGCTTCTTCTTTAGGTAAGCTTGGTTTGGTTTATATTCATATTGTGGATCATTCTTCGATGGGAGCTCCGAAACCGGAAGCTTCGACTATCGAATCCATCCGTAAAGCGTACAAGGCTGGCAACGCGAATGGTACCTTTATTCTCTCAGGTGGTTATGATCCGGAGAGAGCTCATAAGGACCTGAGTTCAGGTGACGCAGATCTGATCGCTTTCGGCAAAAGTTTTATTTCTAATCCGGATCTAGTGACAAGATTAGAGAAGGGACTTGCTCTTGCGGAACCGGATGCTTCTACCTTTTATACTCCTGGAGAAAAGGGATATACCGACTATCCGGTAGCTTCGCTTTCTGGAGTTTAAGAACGATTTCCATCCGCATGGATTGCAAGTGGAGTAAAACGAATTTTCGTTTGCGTAGATAGCAAATGGAGAAAAATCAAAAGGCCGGGTGAAAATCCGGCCTTTCTTTTTAAATATCAATTTTTTATAATATATCTTCGGTTTGAAATCTATTCTTCGGCAGAATTAGCAGGCGTCTCCGGCTCCTCTAAGAAGTAGCTGTAGAGTTCCGTTTCTCAATTCATAGAGAGAATGTATGGAGGAATCGTATCCAATATCTGTGAATAATAGAATGGGAGTTGGATCTTCTTCTCTAAAGATGACTCCGATCAAATGATAGGAACCGCCGTAAAATCCCAATTCCTCAGTCAGTTTTTCGGATTTTTCATAGGAGACTAGGATGCGATCCGCACCGGATTTTCTCCCGAGTAGATATAAGTATCTTCTCTCCGCACCTTTGGAATGATAAGCGATTCTTCCGGAGATAAATGTCTCTTTCTTAGATGTCTTGAACAAATAGACTTCTTCGATAGTAGAATGAAGCCATTCTGTTTCTGGATATCCTTTAGCCTTCCAGATCGTT
Above is a window of Leptospira semungkisensis DNA encoding:
- a CDS encoding acyl-CoA dehydrogenase family protein, which encodes MKGIQERKIDLYNPTEDHLALRENVSAFAKQNLDLQAKDHDDEEIFNRELFRRLGAELGIFGVTVPQEDGGMGLDPVASVIIHEEFSAYDPGFTLSYLAHEVLFVNNFYNSGNPSQRAKYLPKVLSGEWIGGMGMTEPGAGTDVLGMGSVAIKKGDKYVLNGRKQFITNGIVGQVFLIYAKTHKDSRRTTSFIVESSYPGFSFGKKEEKMGMRSSPTTQLVFENVEIPAENLIGSEDGALTHMMRNLEIERVTLAAQSLGIAKRCVDVMCEYSILHREAFDKKLIEFGQIQRLLAESYADYQAARALVYDVASKIHPENRNSLGAASAKLVATQMAERVSRNAIQVLGGYGYCREYPVERLHRDAILLSIGGGTNEAMQKNIAADLKKIYASSTP
- a CDS encoding CapA family protein, with translation MILCFGMLLLSVPCSPQNIRFSSPSEPVRIVAVGDIMSHQTQIDSAYSKDCDCWDFSGVFDEVASMISEADLAVGNLETTLPGDPKMYSGYPQFGAPDSLAKAIKDIGFDVLSTANNHSCDKGKIGVVRTLSVLDQLGLKHLGTYKDQDEYSKNRILKVSVGDLSLVFLDYTYGTNGLEIPAGTVINLIDKDLIASDIALAKKSKPDAIIVMYHYGTEYLHEPDPFQVEMVDFAFQSGADIVLGGHPHTLQRFGKKTLKDKFGIEKERFFIYSLGNFISGQDRRHVDGGIILKFSLSKDGDRLNISDIGYEPLWVYIDRSGSKSKFRLLPVKKYLNNDQERKLPEASFQRMKQFYKDTVEVLGPIK
- a CDS encoding LIC_10091 family lipoprotein, whose protein sequence is MVALQKIRKERTISRIAVLLLGSVIYLQSCSSLPSADGSSRRRGSIDAEDLILKQTDAPPADRHLHAEHYPASNERRLDLFKSRVEGLGGGYVGVGTDQNLTLIAWAKSDYAYLSDFDPVTVSINRIHLYFLELAPNYAEFAKLWDPKNKKETLLVLEKKFSTDPEYQVILKSYEIALRKGGVAQRLGDLPKISKVYPAFTSFHNDTKDYEFLRNMVLEGRILAVDGNLLGDKTLHSVSEKAKELGIPVRILYTSNAEEYFRYPDGMKSNFLNLYGDSRSIVVRTLTKGAKIYGFPDGEMFPKEFPFHYNVQSLDNFKVWLTKLNPVYTTLILKARTPGVKGFSTIEALPTETSKPNEATAAANQKPANKQ
- a CDS encoding alkene reductase, with translation MNQLYTKHLLGKNWLKNRVVMSPMTRSRAIGNIPNDLMAEYYAQRAGAGLIVTEGTSPSPNGLGYARIPGVFSQEQVQGWKKVTDAVHKNDGRIFVQIMHTGRVGTTINLPKGAEVLAPSAIEMKGTIWTDAEGSQPHTTPKEMSKEDIKKTVQEYANAAKLATEAGFDGVELHGANGYLIDQFINPTSNQRTDEYGGSPSNRNRFALEVAKAVVEAIGPDKVAIRISPYGVFNDLGIFDEIKEQYTELASSLGKLGLVYIHIVDHSSMGAPKPEASTIESIRKAYKAGNANGTFILSGGYDPERAHKDLSSGDADLIAFGKSFISNPDLVTRLEKGLALAEPDASTFYTPGEKGYTDYPVASLSGV